A window of the Dyadobacter pollutisoli genome harbors these coding sequences:
- a CDS encoding AraC family transcriptional regulator, which yields MPYVSGYEYRVGHVHDMPDQCTIFSLSADSLEHLGSQNHGFSWFFKNPDLQSILIKATPETEYLHHHIFRMMGQPRFHRLLAEKLITGLFLKILSSSQNDTSRFQLSYKQKRNYLPVIEPVMAFINESFAENLSLSQLADIGNMSPYHFNRVFKQITNASPYNYLLRVRLQQANLQIANTDLPITPIAFSCGFNSLENFSTAYKNQFGQAPRTGRSLKQQFSSNE from the coding sequence TTGCCATACGTTTCAGGATACGAGTACCGGGTCGGACATGTGCATGACATGCCTGATCAATGTACTATATTTTCACTCAGCGCGGATAGTTTGGAACATTTGGGAAGTCAAAATCACGGGTTTTCGTGGTTCTTCAAAAATCCTGACCTGCAATCCATTCTGATCAAAGCTACTCCTGAGACGGAATATCTTCACCATCACATATTCCGGATGATGGGCCAGCCACGGTTTCATCGCTTGCTTGCCGAAAAATTAATCACAGGCCTTTTCCTGAAGATACTTTCGTCTTCTCAAAATGATACTTCCAGGTTTCAGCTGAGCTACAAGCAAAAACGAAACTACCTGCCGGTAATAGAACCGGTGATGGCCTTCATTAATGAATCGTTTGCTGAAAATCTCTCCTTGTCGCAGCTGGCTGACATTGGAAATATGAGCCCCTATCATTTCAACAGGGTATTTAAACAAATCACCAATGCCAGTCCGTACAATTATCTTCTGCGTGTCAGGCTGCAACAGGCCAATCTTCAAATAGCCAATACTGATCTTCCGATCACGCCCATTGCTTTTTCGTGCGGCTTCAATAGTCTGGAAAACTTCTCGACGGCTTACAAAAATCAGTTCGGCCAGGCGCCCAGAACCGGTCGTTCGTTAAAACAGCAATTTTCCTCAAATGAATAA
- a CDS encoding IPT/TIG domain-containing protein, with protein MKTFVRFLYIIPLLTLWACEEKQIVGDSACPSCPVVSKVDPAVAQEGSEVTVTGQRFGNDKSKVSLEIITEPQKTVIAPADILSVTDTEIKFKVPAGRQGMGKIVVKVDVGTEVLASDDAGITDKPADVLFAFSGKGQFTIATLSGQAGDEVVIKGINFGTRKEDIVIKIGTVNIPQENILAVSDTEIKFKIPKGVPAKDTVIVLVSNFAVGGVLEFTYDVPKITSTLLKGAKDEIITIQGTNFTPVKTEIKLFIGSVEIAPANIESSSDTEIKFKIPRRTGSGKITLNISDFEALEKPDFQYVTTYTVGTFTYTTGIAGTDYGSVKDFKIDTASGSDVIYLGYQQLLENTYIVRIENNPQSPAVPVAVPFNLPQLLLTKNAQGKYIIPTFRWLVPLGDKILCHYFTSFGSEEFRITEITKSPSTPSPRFVERSNSGIEFSNATAANANQLYATRYISSNGPDNGSSIYSLTRSNTAGARFAYSSIYNSTIYSFDDIEYYNGQLYLCDAKNYKIYAYQQGKGKLWMFSTISGGGTSTADDTPIASAGYRAPTDLAFDMAGNMFICDSENSIIRKISKLSSAQPLVSTIAGDLNLSGKVDGIGKKARFNKPTFLGIGKGGRIYVYDSGNGAIRVITPD; from the coding sequence ATGAAAACGTTTGTCAGATTTCTATACATTATTCCGCTGCTCACACTTTGGGCATGCGAGGAAAAGCAGATTGTCGGAGATAGCGCCTGCCCCAGCTGTCCCGTGGTGTCCAAAGTTGATCCGGCTGTGGCGCAGGAAGGAAGCGAAGTAACGGTTACCGGCCAGCGATTTGGCAACGACAAGAGCAAAGTGAGCCTGGAAATCATCACAGAGCCACAAAAAACGGTCATTGCACCCGCCGATATTCTGAGTGTTACCGACACGGAGATCAAATTCAAAGTTCCCGCCGGGCGGCAGGGAATGGGCAAAATTGTAGTGAAAGTAGACGTAGGAACCGAAGTTCTGGCCTCAGACGATGCTGGTATCACCGATAAGCCTGCCGACGTCCTATTTGCTTTCAGTGGGAAAGGGCAGTTCACCATTGCAACGCTTTCCGGGCAGGCTGGCGACGAAGTAGTCATTAAAGGGATCAATTTCGGGACAAGGAAGGAGGACATTGTGATCAAAATCGGGACGGTGAACATTCCGCAGGAGAACATTCTGGCTGTCAGCGATACTGAAATCAAATTCAAAATCCCGAAAGGTGTTCCGGCCAAGGACACTGTGATAGTACTGGTCAGCAATTTCGCTGTCGGCGGTGTGCTGGAATTCACCTACGACGTTCCCAAAATAACCAGTACTCTTTTAAAAGGTGCTAAGGATGAAATTATTACCATTCAGGGCACCAATTTTACCCCGGTAAAAACAGAAATAAAACTATTCATTGGCTCAGTAGAAATCGCTCCGGCCAACATTGAGTCTTCGTCCGACACCGAGATCAAATTCAAGATCCCTAGAAGGACCGGATCTGGCAAAATAACATTGAATATTTCTGATTTTGAGGCACTTGAAAAGCCCGATTTTCAGTATGTCACAACTTATACGGTCGGCACCTTTACTTACACGACAGGCATAGCTGGCACAGATTACGGCTCAGTAAAGGATTTCAAAATCGATACTGCCTCTGGAAGCGATGTTATTTATCTGGGTTACCAGCAACTGCTGGAAAATACTTACATCGTCAGAATTGAAAACAATCCCCAAAGCCCGGCAGTGCCGGTAGCAGTTCCATTTAATCTTCCGCAATTGCTCCTAACGAAAAACGCGCAGGGGAAATACATTATCCCGACTTTCCGCTGGCTCGTGCCGCTCGGCGACAAGATTCTCTGTCACTATTTCACTTCCTTTGGCTCAGAAGAATTCAGGATTACGGAAATAACGAAAAGTCCGTCGACCCCATCGCCCAGGTTCGTAGAGCGGTCGAACAGTGGAATTGAATTTAGCAATGCCACCGCAGCCAACGCGAATCAACTCTATGCAACCCGATATATATCATCGAACGGGCCGGACAATGGTTCCAGCATTTATTCGCTCACCAGAAGTAATACCGCCGGCGCCCGGTTTGCCTATTCGTCCATCTACAACAGTACCATCTATTCCTTTGATGACATTGAGTATTACAATGGACAACTGTATTTATGTGATGCCAAGAACTATAAAATTTATGCTTATCAGCAAGGCAAAGGCAAACTTTGGATGTTTTCAACCATCTCAGGCGGAGGCACATCCACTGCAGATGATACGCCCATAGCCAGCGCGGGGTATCGCGCTCCCACCGACCTCGCTTTTGACATGGCTGGTAATATGTTTATCTGCGATTCGGAGAATAGTATCATTAGAAAAATCAGTAAGCTTTCTTCGGCTCAGCCGCTCGTTTCGACTATTGCCGGCGATCTGAATCTGTCCGGGAAAGTGGATGGCATTGGCAAAAAAGCACGGTTCAATAAACCTACATTTTTGGGTATCGGTAAGGGAGGACGCATATATGTATACGACTCCGGCAATGGCGCGATCCGTGTGATCACACCCGATTAA